DNA from Methylobacterium currus:
CAACAACACGATGATCACCATCACGGACGCCCAGGGCAACACGATCTCGTGGTCGTCGGCCGGCGCCATGGGCTTCAAGGGCTCCCGCAAGTCGACCCCCTACGCCGCCCAGGTCGCGGCCGAGGATGCCGGCCGCAAGGCCGCCGAGCACGGCATGCGCACTCTCGAGGTCGAGGTCTCGGGCCCCGGTTCGGGCCGCGAGTCGGCTCTGCGCGCGCTTCAGGCGGCGGGCTTCACGGTGACGTCGATCCGCGACGTGACCCCCATCCCGCATAACGGCTGCCGCCCGCGCAAGCGTCGCCGCGTCTGATCGTCCACAGGTCCGGGAGGCGTCGCGAGAAGCCTCCCGACCGACGGCCCGCGAAGAGGATTGCGTGTCGACACCCCTCACCGCCGACATCGTCCGGCCCGGCGTCCTCCCCTGGACGCTGGGCGATCGCGTTGTGGTCGCCCTCAGCGACGGCTATCTCGTGGCGTCGCTGGGGCTGGTCCAGGGCATCCCCGTCGACGAGGCCGCGAGCCTGCAGGAGCGGGGTTTCCGCAGTGTTGAGGCGCCGCGGATCTCCGTCAACGCCTTCCTGATCCTCGGCGGGCCGGCCCCGGTCCTGGTCGATGCCGGGATGGGGGCGGGCGGGCCTGCGACCCTCGGGCACCTGCCGGCGGCGCTGGCCGCCTGCGGCGTGGCGCCGGAGGCGATCGGCACCGTGCTGGTGACCCACCTGCATTCCGATCATATCGGCGGTCTGGTGGGGCCCGATCGCGCCGCCCTCTTCCCGAATGCCGAGGTGGTGATCCCGCAGGCCGAGGCCGCCTACTGGCTCGCCGAGGGGGCCGAGGGACGGGCGCCGGAGCGGGCGAAGGCGGGGTTCCGCCGCGCCCACGCGCTCGTCGGGACCTACGGCGACCGGATCCGCCGGGCCGGCGAGGGCGAGGTGCTGCCGGGGATCGAGGCGATCCTGGCGCCCGGCCACACGCCCGGCCACACCGCCTACCGGGTCCAGTCGGGCGAGAAGAGCCTGCTGATCTGGGGCGACGTGGTGCACCTGCCGGCGATCCAGCTCGCCCGGCCGGAGGCGGGCGTCTCCTTCGACGTGGACGGCGCGATGGCTGCCGCCACGCGCAAGCGCATCCTCGATCAGGCGGCGGCGGACCGCAGCCTGGTCGCCGGGATGCATCTCGAGTTTCCGGCTCTCGGCTCGGTCCGGCGCGATGGCGCCGGCTTCGCCTGGGTCCCGGAGCAGTGGAGCGCGGCGTCCTGACCGCCCCTGCTTCGAACGCGTGAGAGATCAGGACGGTGGTGTCTCCCGGGCGCGGGGGAGACCGCGAGGGGAGGGCCTTCCGGGCCGCCCCGGTGTAAGTTGGCGAGAGGTGCGAACGTGGTCATTCAGAAGAACTGGCAAGAGCTGATCAAGCCGAACAAGCTCGAGGTCACCCCCGGGCACGACCCGAAGCGGATCGCCACCGTGGTGGCCGAGCCGCTGGAGCGCGGCTTCGGCACGACCCTCGGCAACGCCCTGCGCCGGGTGCTCCTCTCCTCGCTCCAGGGCGCGGCCGTCACCTCCGTGCACATCGACGGCGTGCTGCACGAGTTCTCCTCGATTCCGGGCGTGCGCGAGGACGTCACCGACATCGTCCTCAACATCAAGACGATCGCCATCCGGTCGTCGAGCGACACCCCGAAGCGCATGACCCTGCGCAAGACCGGCCCGGGCCTGGTCACCGCCGGCGACATCGCGACGATCGGCGACGTGCAGATCCTCAATCCCGACCTGGTGCTCTGCACCCTGGACGACGGGGCCGAGATCCGCATGGAGTTCACGGTGTCGGCCGGCAAGGGCTACGTCCCGGCCGAGCGCAACCGGCCCGAGGACGCGCCGATCGGCCTGATCCCGGTCGACGCGCTGTTCTCGCCGGTCACCAAGGTGTCCTACCGCATCGAGAACACCCGCGAGGGCCAGGATCTCGACAAGGACAAGCTGACCATGACGGTCGAGACCAACGGCGCGGTCTCGCCCGAGGATGCGCTGGCCTACGCCGCCCGCATCATCCAGGATCAGCTCCAGATCTTCGTGAACTTCGAGGAGCCCCGCAAGGAGGAGGCCGCGCCGCTCGCGCCGCAGCTGCCCTTCAACCCGGCCCTGCTCAAGAAGGTCGACGAGCTCGAGCTGTCGGTCCGCTCGGCCAACTGCCTCAAGAACGACAACATCGTCTATATCGGCGACCTCATCCAGAAGACCGAAGCCGAGATGCTGCGCACGCCGAATTTCGGCCGCAAGTCGCTCAACGAGATCAAGGAAGTCCTGGCCGCGATGGGCCTGCACCTCGGCATGGACGTGCCCGGCTGGCCGCCGGAGAACATCGAGGATCTGGCCAAGCGCTTCGAGGAGCACTACTAGGCCTTTCGCGGCGGCGCGGGGTCATTCCTTGCGCCGCCACTCCGGATGCGCCCTCGCTCGGGGGCGCATCCGGAGTGGCGGTCTTCGCCACTCGCACCACAAAGGACGGCCGACCCGTGGCACGGCGGCCGAGAACCAAAGGAGAGAGCCATGCGTCACGGTTTCCGGGGTCGCCGTTTCAACCGCACCGTCGAGCATCGCAAGGCGATGTTCTCGAACATGTCGGCCGCGCTGATCAAGCACGAGCAGATCATCACCACCCTGCCGAAGGCCAAGGACCTGCGTCCCGTGGTCGAGAAGCTGATCACCCTCGGCAAGCGCGGCGACCTGCACGCCCGCCGTCAGGCGATCGCGGCGCTTCGCGGTGACGAGGTGATGGTCAAGAAGCTGTTCGACGTGCTCGGGCCCCGCTACCAGGGCCGCCCGGGCGGCTATTGCCGCATCATGAAGGCGGGCTTCCGCTACGGCGATAACGCCCCGATGGCGGTGATCGAGTTCGTCGACCGCGACGTCGACGCCCGCGGCAAGGATTCCGGCCCGGTCCAGGTGGCCGACGAGACCGCTGCCGAATAAGGCGGTCATCGCGTCGATTGCCTTGAAGGCGGCCCGCGAGGGCCGCCTTTTTTGTTCGGAACATCCCGGCGCGACGCACGATCTTCCTGCGGCATCCGCCTTCGAAGGAAACGTGATCCATGACCAAGCTGACCATCCCGGCCCTCGCCGCCCTGATCCTCGCCGGCACCGGCACGGCCGCGCTTGCCGACAAGGTCGGGGCTGACTGGATGCCGATCGGCCAGGTGATCCAGAAGGTCGAGGCCGCCGGCTACACCATGATCTCCGAGATCGAGGCCGATGACGGGCACTGGGAGGGCGAGGGGATGAAGGACGGCAAGCCGATGAAATTCAAGGCCGATCCCCGCACCGGCGCCATCCTGTCGGAGAAGCCCGGCAAGTAGGGGCAAAAGTCGGGCCGCAAGTCGGGCAGCAAGGCGGAGCCGGCGGAAAAGATCGTCCCGGCGAGGGACCGCCGCCGGCAAGCCGCTGGATTCCGGCGCCCGGGAGGCGCAAAGGTGACGCGCTTTCCGTCCCACCAGCGAAACCGTCCCATGACCGCGATCCCCGCCCTCGCCGACCTCCAGGCCCGCTACGCCGCGCTGCAGGGGCGCGGCCTCAAGCTCGACATGACCCGGGGCAAGCCTTCGCCCGAGCAGCTCGACCTGTCGGAGGGCTTGGCGGCCCTGCCGGGCAACCGCGACCACCGCACCGAGAGCGGCGAGGATGCCCGCAACTATGGCGGCGTGCAGGGCCTCGCCGAGGTGCGGGCCCTGTTCGCCCCCGTGCTCGGCGCCCCGCCGGAGCGGATCGTCGTCGGCAACAATTCGAGCCTCGCCTTGATGCACGACTGGATCGTCTACGCGCTGCTGAAGGGCGTGCCGGGCGGGGCGCGGCCGTGGTCGAAGGAGGAGGAGATCCGCTTCCTCTGCCCGGTGCCGGGCTACGACCGCCACTTCGCCCTCTGCGAAACCTACGGCATCGGCATGATCCCGGTGCCGATGACCGCCGACGGCCCGGACATGGACGTGGTCGAGCGGGAGGCCCGCGACCCCCGGGTGAAGGGGATGTGGGCGGTGCCGCAATATTCGAACCCGGGCGGTGAGACCTACAGCCACGCCACCGTCGAGCGGCTCGCCCGGATGGAGACCGGCGCGCCGGACTTCCGGCTGTTCTGGGACAACGCCTACGCGCTGCATCATCTGACCGAGCGGCGGCCCCAGCTCCGCAATGTCCTCGATGCCTGCGCCGAGGGCGGCCACCCGGACCGGGCGATCGTCTTCGCCTCGACCTCGAAGGTGACGCTGGCCGGCGCGGGCCTGGCGATGCTGGCCTCCTCCGAGGCCAACATCCGCTGGTACCTCGCCCAGGCCGGCAAGCGCAGCATCGGGCCGGACAAGCTCAACCAGCTGCGCCACATCCGCTTCCTGCGGGACAAGGCCGGGATCGACGCCCTGATGGACGGCCATCGCCGGCTCCTGGCGCCGAAGTTCCGCGCGGTGACCGAGACCTTGGGCCGCCATCTCGGCGATACCGGCGTGGCCCGCTGGAGCGAGCCGGAGGGTGGCTACTTCATCCTGCTCGAAGTGCCGGAGGGCTGCGCGACCCGCGTGGTCAAGCTCGCCGCCGGCTGCGGCCTTGCGCTGACGCCGGCCGGCGCCACGCATCCCTACGGCCGCGACCCGCAGGACCGCCTGCTGCGCCTCGCCCCGTCCTATCCGAGCCTCGCCGAGGTCGAGGCCGCCGCGGAGGTGGTGGCGACCTGCGTGCTGCTGGCCGCCGCCGAGAGCCGGGAGGCCGGCGGGAGCGGGCAGGTCGCGGCCTGAGCCGCGCCCGAGGGGTGCCGGCGGCACCCGTACGCCCTCGGAGCCGTTGCGCGGATGATCCCCGGTTCGCATCACGGAACCCTGGTTCTCTCGCGAGGGAGGTCCGGGGCCGGCCTCGTCGCCCGCCGCTTCAAGCCCGGCCGATCGAGCCCCGATAGTCGCGCGGAGTCACGCCATAGGCCTGCCGGAACGCCCGGCTGAGGAGGGCGCCGTTGCCGAAGCCGTAGGCCTCTCCGATCTCGCCGATGGACCGCCGGTCGAGCGGATCGTCGAGAGCCGCGCGGATCGCCGCCAGGCGCTGGCGCGCGAGGGAGCGCGCGATCCCGCCCTCCGGCTCGAACAGGCGGTAGAGCTGCGAGCGCGACAGGCCGAGCGCCTTCGCCATCGCGTCGATCCGGAGCGGCGTGCGGAGATGGCCGCGGAGGAACTGCTTGGCGGTCCGGAGCCGGGCGGCATCGAGCGGGGTCATCGCCCGTTCGGCCGCTTCCAGGCTCGGGCGCACGCAGGCCGCGACCATGTGGAGCGTGGCCTGGGCGATAGGGCCCGCGTCCACGCTCGTGATCGCGTGGCTATGCGTGGCCAGGCTCCGCAGGTGGTCGGCGAGGAGGCGGCCCGCGCCGCCATGCAGGATTAGCCCGTGCAACGCCTCCTCGTCGGGCAGCACGGAGGCCACGGACGCGCGCGGCAAGGCGAGGATCAGCGAGCCGGTCTCCGGCACCCGGCTGCGGCGATAGGGCTGCGACAGGTCGTTGAGGCTGACCGCGCCCACCGGCACGTCGGTGACGCCGTGCTCGGTCTCGACGCGGTAGGCGTGCTGGCTCAGATGCAGGATGAAGCCGTCCTGGCCGTCGCGCCGGATCTGGGATCGGGACCGGG
Protein-coding regions in this window:
- the rpsK gene encoding 30S ribosomal protein S11 encodes the protein MAKEATRVRRRERKNIVSGVAHVNASFNNTMITITDAQGNTISWSSAGAMGFKGSRKSTPYAAQVAAEDAGRKAAEHGMRTLEVEVSGPGSGRESALRALQAAGFTVTSIRDVTPIPHNGCRPRKRRRV
- a CDS encoding MBL fold metallo-hydrolase, coding for MSTPLTADIVRPGVLPWTLGDRVVVALSDGYLVASLGLVQGIPVDEAASLQERGFRSVEAPRISVNAFLILGGPAPVLVDAGMGAGGPATLGHLPAALAACGVAPEAIGTVLVTHLHSDHIGGLVGPDRAALFPNAEVVIPQAEAAYWLAEGAEGRAPERAKAGFRRAHALVGTYGDRIRRAGEGEVLPGIEAILAPGHTPGHTAYRVQSGEKSLLIWGDVVHLPAIQLARPEAGVSFDVDGAMAAATRKRILDQAAADRSLVAGMHLEFPALGSVRRDGAGFAWVPEQWSAAS
- a CDS encoding DNA-directed RNA polymerase subunit alpha; the protein is MARGANVVIQKNWQELIKPNKLEVTPGHDPKRIATVVAEPLERGFGTTLGNALRRVLLSSLQGAAVTSVHIDGVLHEFSSIPGVREDVTDIVLNIKTIAIRSSSDTPKRMTLRKTGPGLVTAGDIATIGDVQILNPDLVLCTLDDGAEIRMEFTVSAGKGYVPAERNRPEDAPIGLIPVDALFSPVTKVSYRIENTREGQDLDKDKLTMTVETNGAVSPEDALAYAARIIQDQLQIFVNFEEPRKEEAAPLAPQLPFNPALLKKVDELELSVRSANCLKNDNIVYIGDLIQKTEAEMLRTPNFGRKSLNEIKEVLAAMGLHLGMDVPGWPPENIEDLAKRFEEHY
- the rplQ gene encoding 50S ribosomal protein L17; the encoded protein is MRHGFRGRRFNRTVEHRKAMFSNMSAALIKHEQIITTLPKAKDLRPVVEKLITLGKRGDLHARRQAIAALRGDEVMVKKLFDVLGPRYQGRPGGYCRIMKAGFRYGDNAPMAVIEFVDRDVDARGKDSGPVQVADETAAE
- a CDS encoding PepSY domain-containing protein, which codes for MTKLTIPALAALILAGTGTAALADKVGADWMPIGQVIQKVEAAGYTMISEIEADDGHWEGEGMKDGKPMKFKADPRTGAILSEKPGK
- a CDS encoding aminotransferase class I/II-fold pyridoxal phosphate-dependent enzyme encodes the protein MTAIPALADLQARYAALQGRGLKLDMTRGKPSPEQLDLSEGLAALPGNRDHRTESGEDARNYGGVQGLAEVRALFAPVLGAPPERIVVGNNSSLALMHDWIVYALLKGVPGGARPWSKEEEIRFLCPVPGYDRHFALCETYGIGMIPVPMTADGPDMDVVEREARDPRVKGMWAVPQYSNPGGETYSHATVERLARMETGAPDFRLFWDNAYALHHLTERRPQLRNVLDACAEGGHPDRAIVFASTSKVTLAGAGLAMLASSEANIRWYLAQAGKRSIGPDKLNQLRHIRFLRDKAGIDALMDGHRRLLAPKFRAVTETLGRHLGDTGVARWSEPEGGYFILLEVPEGCATRVVKLAAGCGLALTPAGATHPYGRDPQDRLLRLAPSYPSLAEVEAAAEVVATCVLLAAAESREAGGSGQVAA
- a CDS encoding AraC family transcriptional regulator, with protein sequence MSPVPRSLFTTDSLPERDRFDAWRTLFAAHALDADPVGFCGSIETTQVGPMALRVMNAAPQGPARSRSQIRRDGQDGFILHLSQHAYRVETEHGVTDVPVGAVSLNDLSQPYRRSRVPETGSLILALPRASVASVLPDEEALHGLILHGGAGRLLADHLRSLATHSHAITSVDAGPIAQATLHMVAACVRPSLEAAERAMTPLDAARLRTAKQFLRGHLRTPLRIDAMAKALGLSRSQLYRLFEPEGGIARSLARQRLAAIRAALDDPLDRRSIGEIGEAYGFGNGALLSRAFRQAYGVTPRDYRGSIGRA